A region of Sugiyamaella lignohabitans strain CBS 10342 chromosome A, complete sequence DNA encodes the following proteins:
- the TFG1 gene encoding transcription factor IIF subunit TFG1 (TFIIF (Transcription Factor II) largest subunit; involved in both transcription initiation and elongation of RNA polymerase II; homologous to human RAP74; GO_component: GO:0005634 - nucleus [Evidence IEA,IEA,IEA]; GO_component: GO:0005674 - transcription factor TFIIF complex [Evidence IDA] [PMID 12242279]; GO_component: GO:0005674 - transcription factor TFIIF complex [Evidence IDA] [PMID 7995524]; GO_function: GO:0003677 - DNA binding [Evidence IEA,IEA]; GO_function: GO:0003824 - catalytic activity [Evidence IEA]; GO_function: GO:0000991 - core RNA polymerase II binding transcription factor activity [Evidence IDA] [PMID 14749386]; GO_function: GO:0001139 - core RNA polymerase II recruiting transcription factor activity [Evidence IC] [PMID 7995524]; GO_function: GO:0072542 - protein phosphatase activator activity [Evidence IDA] [PMID 11904169]; GO_process: GO:0051123 - RNA polymerase II transcriptional preinitiation complex assembly [Evidence IC] [PMID 7995524]; GO_process: GO:0070940 - dephosphorylation of RNA polymerase II C-terminal domain [Evidence IGI] [PMID 11003641]; GO_process: GO:0070940 - dephosphorylation of RNA polymerase II C-terminal domain [Evidence IDA] [PMID 11904169]; GO_process: GO:0045893 - positive regulation of transcription, DNA-templated [Evidence IEA]; GO_process: GO:0001111 - promoter clearance from RNA polymerase II promoter [Evidence IC] [PMID 7995524]; GO_process: GO:0080163 - regulation of protein serine/threonine phosphatase activity [Evidence IDA] [PMID 11904169]; GO_process: GO:0006355 - regulation of transcription, DNA-templated [Evidence IEA]; GO_process: GO:0006368 - transcription elongation from RNA polymerase II promoter [Evidence IDA,IMP] [PMID 18362165]; GO_process: GO:0006367 - transcription initiation from RNA polymerase II promoter [Evidence IEA]; GO_process: GO:0006367 - transcription initiation from RNA polymerase II promoter [Evidence IDA] [PMID 1331084]; GO_process: GO:0006367 - transcription initiation from RNA polymerase II promoter [Evidence IDA,IMP] [PMID 18362165]; GO_process: GO:0006351 - transcription, DNA-templated [Evidence IEA]; GO_process: GO:0001174 - transcriptional start site selection at RNA polymerase II promoter [Evidence IGI,IMP] [PMID 15572698]; GO_process: GO:0001174 - transcriptional start site selection at RNA polymerase II promoter [Evidence IGI,IMP] [PMID 16081422]; GO_process: GO:0001174 - transcriptional start site selection at RNA polymerase II promoter [Evidence IGI] [PMID 16147988]; GO_process: GO:0001174 - transcriptional start site selection at RNA polymerase II promoter [Evidence IMP] [PMID 18362165]; GO_process: GO:0001174 - transcriptional start site selection at RNA polymerase II promoter [Evidence IGI] [PMID 7724527]), with protein MSSSSNPLISRVKRRPPPPNPLRRPNANPLVKREPRDSANGVKPAVQVKREKDDTKPIIASASSGSGVKSSSSSSSSTSSSATESYTDFTLRSCSAEEVKVARHHIIKFHSRTPVNPATDFTPPVRFHRKDPRNLQFQLTLSELEQRQKDIEQSNAQLEQSLKDQEAKAKEAAAASLAAGVAPEPAPKADMSVVAPDGGARRSARPFEKKTRQVILGDEQSRKLRYEEYYPWIMEDFDGKNTWVGNYEAAQSDSYVLFVFDKDGFKMVPAEKWYKMTPRNKYTTLTVEEAEQRMEKKSNVPRWIMKHIAEEQQTQAQDRSYNARRRFRTVDGATSGTSPTRGRDDDHDEIDFDEEFADDEEAPIMDGNEEDVKEVEEKIKREQRNANTIGVAPDDDNEDLFNNPDEPKMGKEGRKLKKYLRSLEKNAYYESDDEENPYASSSEDTDDDEISSATTPAVKEEPDAASSAANGNINGVTVKREDSANPSSRPSSQSPPPIPLPRKVTAKKKYKNLPPGMVVLHLSPSSLSNFPPDLWNPNAKRRREVSPDSNSSETGGEIKKIKLRSPSPPQPSAVATSSSVPSASVSPAATTTTSDPGNSDDLLTADDVRSVITANRVNAKQLLGILKPKLRRHPQNHERLKQLLREMAKIHNGVLVLKGSSN; from the coding sequence ATGTCCTCATCGTCGAATCCGCTGATTAGCAGGGTCAAACGACGACCACCTCCTCCTAAtcctcttcgtcgtccGAATGCCAATCCGCTTGTCAAACGTGAACCTCGGGACAGCGCCAATGGAGTCAAACCGGCGGTTCAGGTCAAGCGTGAGAAAGATGATACCAAACCAATTATTGCATCAGCATCGTCAGGATCTGGTGTGaaatcgtcatcatcttcttcttcgtcgacATCGTCGTCAGCAACAGAGTCGTATACCGACTTTACTTTACGTAGTTGCtctgctgaagaagtcAAGGTGGCTCGTCACCATATTATTAAATTCCATTCACGAACTCCTGTTAATCCAGCTACTGATTTTACACCTCCTGTTCGGTTTCATAGAAAGGACCCGCGAAATCTACAGTTTCAACTGACTCTTAGTGAACTTGAACAGAGACAGAAAGATATCGAACAGAGCAATGCTCAGCTTGAACAGAGTTTGAAAGACCAGGAAGCCAAAGCtaaagaagcagctgctgcatcGCTAGCAGCTGGTGTAGCTCCTGAACCGGCTCCAAAGGCAGATATGTCGGTAGTGGCTCCAGATGGAGGTGCTCGTAGAAGTGCTAGACCGTTTGAAAAGAAGACTCGTCAGGTTATTTTGGGAGATGAACAGAGTCGAAAGTTGCGATATGAAGAGTATTATCCGTGGATTATGGAGGATTTTGATGGTAAAAACACCTGGGTCGGCAACTATGAAGCAGCTCAGTCGGATTCATATGTGttgtttgtgtttgatAAGGACGGGTTTAAGATGGTTCCCGCTGAAAAGTGGTATAAAATGACTCCTCGTAACAAGTACACGACATTGACGGTTGAAGAAGCCGAGCAACGAATGGAGAAAAAGTCGAATGTCCCCAGATGGATTATGAAACATATTGCTgaagaacaacaaactCAGGCTCAAGATAGATCATATAATGCACGAAGAAGATTCCGGACTGTTGATGGAGCAACTTCTGGGACATCTCCGACTAGAGGACGAGACGATGACCATGACGAGATCGATTTCGACGAAGAGTttgctgacgacgaagaggCTCCTATCATGGATGgtaatgaagaagatgttaaagaagtagaagagaAGATCAAACGTGAACAACGGAATGCCAATACCATTGGCGTAGCTCCTGATGACGACAACGAAGATTTGTTTAATAACCCCGACGAGCCCAAGATGGGTAAGGAGGGTCGAAAACTCAAGAAATACCTCCGATCGCTAGAAAAGAACGCTTATTACGAGagtgacgatgaagaaaacCCATATGCTTCATCCTCTGAAGACacagatgacgacgaaaTATCCAGTGCCACTACTCCTGCTGTCAAAGAAGAGCCAGAtgccgcttcatctgctgctaatggcAATATAAATGGCGTCACTGTCAAGCGTGAAGACTCTGCCAACCCGTCTTCACGACCCAGTTCACAATCACCTCCACCAATCCCACTTCCCCGTAAGGTCACTGCCAAAAAGAAGTATAAAAACCTGCCTCCAGGAATGGTCGTCTTACATCTGTCACCCAGTTCGCTTTCAAATTTCCCACCCGATCTGTGGAATCCCAATGCCAAACGCCGTCGCGAAGTGTCTCCTGACAGCAACAGTTCCGAAACCGGCGGCGAGATCAAAAAGATCAAACTTCGGTCGCCATCACCTCCACAACCCTCTGCTGTTGccacttcttcatcagtccCATCTGCCAGCGTCAGTCCAGCtgccacaaccacaaccagcGACCCCGGCAACTCAGACGACCTTCTGACTGCCGACGACGTTCGTTCGGTCATCACCGCCAACCGAGTCAACGCCAAACAGCTCCTCGGCATCCTCAAACCCAAATTGCGCCGACACCCGCAAAACCACGAGCGTCTCAAACAGCTCCTTCGCGAGATGGCCAAAATCCACAATGGCGTGCTCGTGCTCAAGGGCTCTTCCAACTAG
- the RIB2 gene encoding bifunctional DRAP deaminase/tRNA pseudouridine synthase RIB2 (Bifunctional DRAP deaminase tRNA:pseudouridine synthase; the deaminase catalyzes the third step in riboflavin biosynthesis and the synthase catalyzes formation of pseudouridine at position 32 in cytoplasmic tRNAs; RIB2 has a paralog, PUS9, that arose from the whole genome duplication; GO_component: GO:0005737 - cytoplasm [Evidence IEA,IEA]; GO_component: GO:0005737 - cytoplasm [Evidence IDA] [PMID 14562095]; GO_component: GO:0005737 - cytoplasm [Evidence ISM] [PMID 15466869]; GO_function: GO:0043723 - 2,5-diamino-6-ribitylamino-4(3H)-pyrimidinone 5'-phosphate deaminase activity [Evidence IMP] [PMID 4555411]; GO_function: GO:0003723 - RNA binding [Evidence IEA,IEA]; GO_function: GO:0003824 - catalytic activity [Evidence IEA]; GO_function: GO:0008835 - diaminohydroxyphosphoribosylaminopyrimidine deaminase activity [Evidence IEA]; GO_function: GO:0016787 - hydrolase activity [Evidence IEA,IEA]; GO_function: GO:0016853 - isomerase activity [Evidence IEA]; GO_function: GO:0046872 - metal ion binding [Evidence IEA]; GO_function: GO:0009982 - pseudouridine synthase activity [Evidence IEA]; GO_function: GO:0009982 - pseudouridine synthase activity [Evidence IDA,IMP] [PMID 15466869]; GO_function: GO:0009982 - pseudouridine synthase activity [Evidence ISS] [PMID 8710514]; GO_function: GO:0008270 - zinc ion binding [Evidence IEA]; GO_process: GO:0009451 - RNA modification [Evidence IEA]; GO_process: GO:0001522 - pseudouridine synthesis [Evidence IEA]; GO_process: GO:0009231 - riboflavin biosynthetic process [Evidence IEA,IEA]; GO_process: GO:0009231 - riboflavin biosynthetic process [Evidence IMP] [PMID 4555411]; GO_process: GO:0009231 - riboflavin biosynthetic process [Evidence IMP] [PMID 5366000]; GO_process: GO:0008033 - tRNA processing [Evidence IEA]; GO_process: GO:0031119 - tRNA pseudouridine synthesis [Evidence IDA,IMP] [PMID 15466869]) → MFLAKNAKGADQMGAQLRGREVRKEYLARVVGEFPLGEITCNEPLLTVDPKVALNMVVKDGTGKEATTIFNRISYDGQTSIVRCRPLTGRTHQIRVHLQYLGHPIANDPLYSNVNVWGPDLGKSGSGDPLVIAAKLNEIGKTTVAETYIHPKNQSNGEGEMLTGENCSVCATALYTDPGPNDLDLWLHALKYYSIDESNPWSYETPIPYWVNEVHLPFMKMALEEAKKCEPTETAFSVGAVLVKDGKVLETGYSRELPGNTHAEQCALEKYYAKHGTTDVPAGTVIYTTMEPCSERLSGNLPCVDRILKTSIKTVFVGVVEPDTFVKKNTGLAKLTEKKIEYIPITGIEEEAIKAATKGHPPVPTA, encoded by the coding sequence ATGTTTTTAGCCAAGAATGCCAAGGGTGCTGACCAGATGGGTGCACAACTACGAGGACGAGAGGTTCGAAAAGAATATCTGGCTAGAGTAGTTGGCGAGTTCCCTCTAGGTGAAATCACCTGTAATGAACCCCTGCTAACAGTGGATCCCAAAGTTGCCTTAAACATGGTGGTAAAAGACGGCACTGGCAAAGAAGCTACAACTATATTTAACAGAATTAGCTACGATGGTCAAACGAGTATTGTACGATGCCGTCCTTTGACTGGCCGAACTCACCAGATCAGAGTTCATCTCCAGTATCTGGGACATCCTATTGCCAACGATCCATTATATTCGAATGTAAATGTTTGGGGACCGGATCTCGGTAAATCAGGTTCTGGTGACCCACTGGTAATTGCTGCAAAACTAAATGAAATTGGTAAAACCACTGTTGCTGAGACATATATCCATCCAAAGAATCAATCCAATGGCGAAGGTGAAATGCTCACTGGTGAGAATTGCTCAGTCTGTGCTACTGCCCTCTACACAGACCCAGGTCCTAACGATCTTGATCTTTGGTTGCATGCCCTTAAATACTACTCTATCGATGAAAGCAATCCATGGAGTTACGAAACTCCTATTCCCTATTGGGTCAATGAGGTTCATTTGCCATTCATGAAAATGGCACTTGAAGAGGCCAAGAAATGCGAACCTACAGAAACTGCGTTTTCTGTTGGTGCGGTGCTTGTCAAGGATGGAAAAGTCCTTGAAACTGGCTACTCCCGCGAGCTTCCTGGAAATACGCATGCTGAACAATGTGCACTCGAAAAATACTATGCTAAGCACGGAACGACTGATGTACCTGCAGGAACAGTTATCTACACAACTATGGAACCTTGTTCTGAGCGTCTCAGTGGGAACCTTCCTTGCGTGGACCGTATTTTGAAGACGTCCATCAAGACCGTATTTGTTGGTGTAGTAGAACCTGACACGTTTGTCAAGAAAAACACAGGCTTAGCCAAACTgactgagaagaaaatcgAGTACATTCCTATCACTGGTATCGAAGAGGAGGCCATCAAGGCTGCCACGAAGGGTCACCCTCCCGTTCCAACTGCATAA
- the HNT1 gene encoding Hnt1p (Adenosine 5'-monophosphoramidase; interacts physically and genetically with Kin28p, a CDK and TFIIK subunit, and genetically with CAK1; member of the histidine triad (HIT) superfamily of nucleotide-binding proteins and similar to Hint; protein abundance increases in response to DNA replication stress; GO_component: GO:0005737 - cytoplasm [Evidence IDA] [PMID 11914276]; GO_component: GO:0005737 - cytoplasm [Evidence IDA] [PMID 14562095]; GO_component: GO:0005634 - nucleus [Evidence IDA] [PMID 14562095]; GO_function: GO:0003824 - catalytic activity [Evidence IEA]; GO_function: GO:0016787 - hydrolase activity [Evidence IEA]; GO_function: GO:0016787 - hydrolase activity [Evidence IDA] [PMID 11805111]; GO_function: GO:0000166 - nucleotide binding [Evidence IEA]; GO_function: GO:0000166 - nucleotide binding [Evidence ISS] [PMID 9164465]; GO_process: GO:0009117 - nucleotide metabolic process [Evidence IDA] [PMID 11805111]) — MDIGPTAPGHVLVIPKYHGGKLHEIPDEYLQELLPVAKKIVVASGLDKSGLEGAGYNILQNNGSIAHQVVDHVHVHMIPKRNSESGLIVGWPQDAEAAKSVKDVHAKLLEKLGGVQSSL, encoded by the coding sequence ATGGACATTGGACCAACAGCTCCTGGTCATGTTCTTGTGATTCCCAAGTATCATGGAGGAAAACTTCATGAGATCCCTGATGAGTACCTTCAAGAATTGCTTCCTGTAGCCAAGAAGATTGTCGTCGCTTCAGGACTGGACAAGTCCGGTTTAGAGGGTGCTGGTTACAACATTTTACAAAATAACGGGTCAATTGCTCATCAGGTGGTCGACCATGTTCATGTCCACATGATTCCTAAGAGAAATTCCGAGTCCGGTCTTATTGTTGGCTGGCCTCAGGACGCCGAGGCTGCCAAGTCTGTTAAGGACGTTCATGCTAAGCTTCTCGAGAAGCTTGGTGGTGTGCAGTCGTCTTTGTAA
- the NAT1 gene encoding Nat1p (Subunit of protein N-terminal acetyltransferase NatA; NatA is comprised of Nat1p, Ard1p, and Nat5p; N-terminally acetylates many proteins, which influences multiple processes such as the cell cycle, heat-shock resistance, mating, sporulation, and telomeric silencing; GO_component: GO:0031415 - NatA complex [Evidence IDA] [PMID 14517307]; GO_component: GO:0005737 - cytoplasm [Evidence IEA,IEA]; GO_component: GO:0022626 - cytosolic ribosome [Evidence IDA] [PMID 14517307]; GO_component: GO:0005739 - mitochondrion [Evidence IDA] [PMID 14576278]; GO_component: GO:0005739 - mitochondrion [Evidence IDA] [PMID 16823961]; GO_function: GO:0004596 - peptide alpha-N-acetyltransferase activity [Evidence IDA,IMP] [PMID 2551674]; GO_process: GO:0006474 - N-terminal protein amino acid acetylation [Evidence IDA,IMP] [PMID 2551674]): MATAIPKNRILAPKDASNFRAALKLYEAKQYKKALKGVEGVLKKSPNHGESLALKGLVLYHLGKKEEGHESIKKGLEKDSTSYVCWHIYGLYHRQEKDYEEATKSYSKALQYDPENQNVIRDLGILQMQVRQYDALVSTRSKMLSHQPGFRQNWNALAIAQHLSGDYAGAEKTLLNFEQVTANETLAKDDAENSEILLYKNLIIYESGDVARALEDLESISDKVLDVKCLNEWRAKYLLELGRAKDAEKQYRMLIKRNPECREYYLGLEKALNIKEDDIPVRTALYHRLAEKYPKADLPRSIPLGFLAGNSAEFKKNVAEYISNYLVRQVPSTFVIVKPLYKDLEKRAIIDEFIHELIQNQRAASVDGNASSNGVTAVNGESSVTNGDAADSANGAKTQENDDSSSSPLLWGLYYLAQHYSYLSKHELALKTIDEAINMSPKLLELLMTKAHILKRAGDIEGAANVMDEARKLDLSDRFINTKTAKYLLRANKIDEAITTISMFTKNDANGKGVQDMHDMQGLWFLGEQAEAYARIGNDGMALKRFHAVFFIYEDAKNDQFDFHFYCPRRGTIRAYLNMINWSKNVDGNVPYQRAAAGAIKIYLKLAVKQARREAGEAPEDDDEYLGMDEAEKKKAIKKAKKERAKELKKEHEEREKAVNADPDMFGKQLLATSTPLQEAFKIWKPLSEAAPDNYKTWQLGFDVYLAQKKYVLALQALSKAKACGARHSWVVGSALRAKHDLEADEAVPAALKLVSSRTLPTIVTDGNIVEDDLKLFADKYIIDSEKPISIVDWANTKIAIQGLNEVQTDVETRLLTVPSPTTSLEDATEAYNLLRSWRSPRLAEYRSKASQLWPRATVFSESA, encoded by the coding sequence ATGGCAACTGCGATTCCGAAGAACCGAATCCTAGCGCCGAAGGATGCTTCGAATTTCCGCGCTGCATTAAAACTCTATGAAGCCAAGCAGTATAAAAAGGCGCTCAAGGGAGTAGAAGGTGTACTCAAGAAAAGTCCTAATCATGGCGAATCTTTGGCTTTGAAGGGTCTAGTACTTTATCATTTAGGCAAGAAGGAAGAGGGCCATGAATCGATTAAAAAGGGTTTGGAGAAGGACAGCACCAGTTATGTGTGTTGGCATATCTATGGTTTGTATCATCGTCAAGAGAAAGACTATGAAGAGGCCACTAAGAGCTATTCCAAGGCATTGCAGTATGATCCAGAGAACCAAAATGTAATTAGAGATTTGGGTATCTTGCAGATGCAAGTCCGTCAATATGATGCTCTGGTCAGTACCAGAAGCAAGATGTTGTCTCATCAACCAGGATTCCGTCAGAATTGGAATGCTTTGGCCATTGCCCAACATTTGTCAGGAGATTatgctggtgctgaaaAGACGCTTCTCAACTTTGAACAAGTGACTGCTAACGAAACATTGGCTAAAGACGATGCTGAGAACTCGGAGATTCTTTTATACAAAAATCTCATTATCTATGAAAGTGGGGATGTGGCAAGAGCTTTGGAAGATTTAGAGTCCATTTCCGACAAAGTGCTCGACGTCAAGTGTCTAAATGAATGGCGTGCCAAGTATCTGCTTGAACTTGGCAGAGCTAAAGATGCTGAAAAACAGTATAGAATGCTGATTAAACGTAATCCTGAGTGCCGAGAGTACTATTTGGGTTTGGAAAAGGCTTTAAATATCAAGGAAGATGACATTCCTGTTCGTACTGCCTTGTACCACCGACTAGCAGAGAAATACCCTAAGGCCGACTTGCCAAGATCTATTCCTTTGGGATTCTTGGCTGGTAATAGTGCCGAGTTCAAAAAGAATGTTGCCGAGTATATCAGCAACTATTTAGTACGACAGGTGCCATCGACATTTGTCATTGTCAAACCGCTGTATAAAGATTTAGAAAAGCGGGCTATTATCGATGAATTCATTCATGAGCTAATTCAAAATCAGAGAGCTGCTAGTGTTGATGGTAATGCGTCTTCTAATGGCGTTACTGCTGTGAATGGGGAATCTTCTGTTACTAATGGAGACGCTGCTGACTCTGCTAATGGCGCCAAGACGCAAGAGAACGATGACAGCTCTTCATCACCTCTACTTTGGGGATTATACTACTTGGCTCAACACTATTCATATCTTTCCAAGCATGAGCTTGCCTTGAAAACTATAGACGAGGCTATCAACATGTCACCAAAGTTGCTTGAACTTCTTATGACCAAAGCACATATTCTCAAGCgtgctggtgatatcgAGGGAGCGGCCAATGTCATGGACGAGGCTAGAAAATTAGATTTATCGGATAGAttcatcaacaccaaaacCGCCAAATACCTTCTTCGTGCTAACAAAATCGACGAGGCTATTACAACCATTTCTATGTTCACCAAGAACGATGCTAATGGTAAAGGAGTTCAGGACATGCAcgatatgcagggtctgtGGTTCTTGGGTGAACAAGCTGAGGCATATGCTCGTATTGGCAACGATGGTATGGCACTTAAACGATTCCATGCTGTTTTTTTCATTTACGAAGATGCCAAGAATGACCAGTTTGACTTTCATTTCTACTGTCCTAGAAGAGGCACTATTCGGGCCTATCTCAATATGATCAATTGGTCCAAAAACGTCGACGGAAACGTTCCATATCAACGAGCTGCTGCAGGAGCTATTAAAATTTATCTCAAACTTGCCGTCAAGCAAGCCAGGAGGGAGGCTGGCGAAGCtcctgaagatgatgacgagtaCCTTGGCATGGACGAggcagaaaagaaaaaggctATTAAAAAGgccaagaaagagagagcTAAGGAGCTCAAGAAAGAGCATGAGGAACGTGAAAAGGCGGTAAATGCCGACCCTGACATGTTTGGTAAACAGTTACTAGCTACTAGCACCCCATTACAAGAGGCATTCAAGATCTGGAAGCCACTTTCCGAAGCTGCTCCTGATAATTACAAGACTTGGCAGCTTGGATTTGACGTTTATCTTGCACAGAAGAAGTATGTTCTTGCTTTACAAGCTCTTTCTAAAGCCAAAGCTTGTGGAGCCAGACATTCGTGGGTGGTTGGATCTGCTCTCCGAGCCAAACATGATCTAGAAGCAGACGAGGCAGTTCCAGCAGCACTCAAACTTGTGTCTAGCAGAACCCTACCAACTATTGTCACTGATGGTAACATTGTTGAGGATGATTTGAAGCTATTTGCTGACAAGTATATTATCGATTCAGAGAAACCTATCTCGATAGTAGACTGGGCCAATACCAAAATAGCCATCCAGGGTCTGAACGAAGTGCAAACTGATGTCGAAACCCGTCTCTTGACAGTTCCATCGCCTACCACTTCGTTAGAAGATGCTACTGAAGCGTATAACCTTCTCAGGTCATGGCGTAGTCCACGTCTCGCCGAGTATAGATCTAAAGCATCCCAACTGTGGCCACGAGCCACCGTCTTTTCGGAATCTGCCTAA